A portion of the Candidatus Schekmanbacteria bacterium genome contains these proteins:
- a CDS encoding ferredoxin yields the protein MSKVTIDRENCISCGMCYGSCPEFFEEGEDEGRSQIVAKYRIGNNPAEGEAPKELEEKVQIAADNCPASVIQVE from the coding sequence ATGTCAAAAGTAACTATAGACCGTGAGAACTGCATAAGCTGCGGCATGTGCTATGGAAGCTGTCCGGAATTCTTTGAAGAAGGGGAAGACGAGGGGAGAAGCCAGATCGTAGCAAAATACAGGATAGGGAACAACCCGGCCGAAGGAGAGGCTCCAAAGGAGCTTGAAGAAAAAGTCCAGATAGCCGCCGACAATTGCCCTGCGTCGGTTATTCAGGTTGAATAG